GCAAGCGACCTTGCGCAACAGCTCACCTCACCTGCCCCCATAATCTACTGGCAAGGAAAGCGTGCGGTCCAGTTTGCGCTGGTCCCGCTAAACCAACAGACGGATACCCGCGAAGAACCGTTTGAGACCGTTGACAAGGCTGTAACCATTTACGTCCGCCGACGCCTCGGCCAACGCGCGTTTGATGCCGTATACTTGCCACTGGAAAAAGCCCTCACAGCAGCACGAGACAACCACGCCGCCCGGCTTGAAACCATGCTTACCTCGCTCAGCGAGGGCAGCCGCGCAGACAAATACGAACGCTGGGGGCACCTGCTCATGGCAGCACAGGCCGACGTACCGCAACAAACCGAAGAAGTAACGCTGCCAGACCTTTTTGCAAACAACGAAGCGGTGACAATACCGCTCGACCCCGCACTGACAGCTGTAGAAAATGCACAACGGTATTATGAGAAAGCCCGCAAAACGCGGCAGGCACGGGTACATGCAGAAGAGCGGCTTGCGATAACCGAACAACGCCAAATGGAAGCAGCTTCGTTGCTGGAAGCCTTACAGACCAAAGAGACACGCGCCGACGTGGAGAAGTTTGAAAAAGCCAACAAAGACAAACTGGCGTATTTCCTGGGCCATCAAAGTTCAAACCAGCCGCAAATTCCCTTTCGTCGATTCCCTCTATCAGCCGGCTATGAAGTGTGGGTAGGTAAAAACGCAAAGCAGAACGACGCCCTTACGTTTCAATATGCGCGGAAATTCGATTTTTGGATGCACGCGCGCGGTGTCCCCGGATCACATGCCGTGCTGCGCCGGCCCGGACGAACAGCAACACCCGGCAAACATATTCTCGAACAGGCCGCGGGTATAGCAGCCTACTACAGCAAAGCACGTGGCAGCGCACTGGTACCCGTAATTATTACCGAAAGAAAGTATGTCCGTAAACCCCGTGGCGCCGCTGCCGGCGCTGTGCTTGTGGAAAAAGAACAGGTTTTACTCGTAGAGCCCATCTTGCCCGACTGAGGTGTACGGAACATTAAACAGGGATTCCATTTAATTTGCCCAAATCATCACAGTAATTTCCTCTCGTGGCAGGGCCCGATGTAACGATATAAGTTCGGCTGCTGCGTCTACATTGTAATCATAGCCCATTGCCGGCGCTTGGGTGCGCTATTATTCCAAGAATTAGTCTTTTCACGCACCCAGACTTGTATTGA
The sequence above is a segment of the Bacteroidota bacterium genome. Coding sequences within it:
- a CDS encoding NFACT family protein, which gives rise to MVTNYFTLKALAESWSAEMTGCIVGDVYSQSRDELTIALASKSDTWMLRASTHPSLQFIFRSAGYNKARRNVAALFPGVLDKSIQHISLAERDRVLFITFEDNTRLQFTLFGPRANVLHVGPDNVILDAFQRKEQLVGTAAPPTRPAAVVDTLAALKARWHIDKKTTTRAVTSAFPFFNADLAREVVHQAGPLPANPADVDASGLASIFKAASDLAQQLTSPAPIIYWQGKRAVQFALVPLNQQTDTREEPFETVDKAVTIYVRRRLGQRAFDAVYLPLEKALTAARDNHAARLETMLTSLSEGSRADKYERWGHLLMAAQADVPQQTEEVTLPDLFANNEAVTIPLDPALTAVENAQRYYEKARKTRQARVHAEERLAITEQRQMEAASLLEALQTKETRADVEKFEKANKDKLAYFLGHQSSNQPQIPFRRFPLSAGYEVWVGKNAKQNDALTFQYARKFDFWMHARGVPGSHAVLRRPGRTATPGKHILEQAAGIAAYYSKARGSALVPVIITERKYVRKPRGAAAGAVLVEKEQVLLVEPILPD